ACCCATATTAAGGGTGATTTTCTCAATCCGAGGGACTTGCATGACACTGGTGTAACCAAACTTTTTAACAAGTTCAGGACTCACAGTCTCTTGATATTTATCATGCAGTTTCGCCATCGTTTACTCCAATTACTTAATGAGTTCACTGTTCGACTTAAAGAAACGGACTTTTTTGCCGTCTTCAAATCGGAAACCAACGCGATCAGCTTTGCCTGTGGCAGAGTTGAATAGCGCTACGTTTGATGCTTGCATCGGTGCTTCTTTCTCAACAATACCACCAGTCACACCCAGTTGAGGGTTAGGCTTCTGGTGTTTCTTGACAAGATTGATGCCTTCAACAATTATCTTACCAGTAGGAAGAACATGAGAAACTTTTGCACGTTTCCCTTTATCTTTACCTGCTAGTACTATTACTTCGTCTTCACGACGGATTTTAGCTGCCATTTGACGCTCCTTTACAGTACTTCTGGTGCCAGAGAAACAATTTTCATAAACTGTTCGTTACGCAATTCACGCGTCACTGGGCCAAAGATACGAGTACCAATCGGTGCATTGTTTGCGTTAAGCAAAACTGCTGCGTTCCGATCGAAGCGAATGACAGAACCGTCTGGACGACGAACGCCTTTCTTAGTACGAACCACAACCGCTGTATA
This portion of the Shewanella violacea DSS12 genome encodes:
- the rplN gene encoding 50S ribosomal protein L14, with amino-acid sequence MIQMQSTLDVACNSGARRVQCIKVLGGSHRRYAGIGDIIKVSVKEAIPRGKAKKGDVYTAVVVRTKKGVRRPDGSVIRFDRNAAVLLNANNAPIGTRIFGPVTRELRNEQFMKIVSLAPEVL
- the rplX gene encoding 50S ribosomal protein L24, which gives rise to MAAKIRREDEVIVLAGKDKGKRAKVSHVLPTGKIIVEGINLVKKHQKPNPQLGVTGGIVEKEAPMQASNVALFNSATGKADRVGFRFEDGKKVRFFKSNSELIK